Proteins co-encoded in one Afipia sp. P52-10 genomic window:
- a CDS encoding efflux RND transporter permease subunit, which produces MHALIDSVLRLRTLVIALFVMLLVVGGVTFSRLNIEAYPDPVPPLVQIITQNPGQSAEDIERYITSPIETGLTTAQHLTSIRSISLFGLSDIRLQFTYDFTYDEALQRVLNLLGQLPPLQNGAQPGISPWSPIGEVYRYQLVGPPGYSVMDLRTLQDWVVARRFRAIPGVLDVSSWGGKTKTFEAQIDLNKLTAHGLTLSDVVETLKKSNVNVGGQTVNVGMQSAVVRGVGLIQTIDDIRNTMLSQSGANPVRVRDIAEVNVSHLPRLGIAGRDSADDIVQGTVLMRRGEQSTPVIERVKAEVERINNSDLLPPGVQIARIYDRSELIGVTTHTVMFNVLFGIALVFFVQWIFLGDLRSAIVVASAIPFAFSFAIVIMVLRGESANLLSIGAIDFGLIIDATVIMVENIFRYLSDAAHRRQVAGGAAQPGSKLAVIFQAATEVSRPILFSAAIILAGFLPLFTLSGVEGHIFGPMAKTYAYALAGGLLATFTVAPALSAFLLSENATHSETVMVRMLRRIYLPTLRAALRNRMKTMLFALAMALLSIVAGRSLGMEFLPTLEEGNLWLRATMPSSISLEAGNESANRIRRYLSELPEVETVVSQQGRTDDGTDSNGFFNIEFNVPLAAKAKWRPGMDKPKLIRELSEHLSAEFPGIEFNFSQYLQDNVAEAISGVKGDNTVKVYGHDLDTLKEIAERIKTVMGTVPGITDLSVYTLLGQPTVNIQIDRFAAGRYGLAPGDINTAIHAAIGGEEAGNLYEPSSDRFFPIMVRLAPEYRKNIEAINQLTIGVKGDDSGQIVQVPLREVAKVSLVSGPSFIYREQQQRYIPIKFSVRDRDLGSAIKEAQQKIAELKLPPGYRLEWAGQFGNLQDAIKRLQFIVPVTLLLIAMLLFVNFSSLTDTLLSLSVIPMAVIGGILTLLVTGTPFSVSAAVGFIALFGISVMEGIILLSQFNQLIARGVERSAAIYEACEVRFRPVMMTCMAAGVGLLPAAFSTAIGAQVQRPLALVVVGGIMLAPMFILVVLPVLIERFSQRTATVAGAEGLAEPAQ; this is translated from the coding sequence ATGCACGCTCTTATCGATTCCGTCCTGCGCTTGCGGACGCTGGTGATTGCCCTGTTCGTCATGCTGCTGGTGGTCGGCGGCGTGACGTTCAGCCGGCTGAACATCGAGGCCTATCCCGATCCGGTGCCGCCGCTGGTCCAGATCATCACGCAGAATCCCGGGCAGTCGGCCGAGGACATCGAGCGCTATATCACGAGCCCGATCGAGACCGGGCTGACAACGGCACAGCATCTCACCTCGATCCGCTCGATCTCGCTGTTCGGTCTTTCCGACATTCGTTTGCAGTTCACCTATGACTTCACCTACGACGAGGCGTTGCAGCGCGTGCTGAACCTGCTCGGGCAGTTGCCGCCGCTGCAGAACGGCGCCCAGCCCGGCATCTCGCCGTGGAGCCCCATCGGCGAGGTTTATCGCTATCAGCTGGTCGGGCCACCCGGTTACAGCGTGATGGACCTGCGCACGTTGCAGGATTGGGTGGTCGCCCGCCGCTTCCGCGCGATTCCGGGCGTGCTCGACGTGTCGAGCTGGGGCGGCAAGACCAAGACCTTCGAGGCGCAGATCGATCTCAACAAGCTGACCGCGCACGGCCTGACGCTGTCGGACGTGGTCGAGACGCTGAAGAAGAGCAACGTCAACGTCGGCGGCCAGACCGTCAATGTCGGCATGCAGTCGGCGGTCGTGCGCGGTGTCGGCCTGATCCAGACGATCGACGACATTCGCAACACCATGCTGAGCCAGTCCGGCGCCAATCCGGTGCGCGTGCGCGATATCGCCGAGGTCAACGTCAGCCATCTGCCGCGGCTCGGCATCGCCGGTCGCGACAGTGCCGATGACATCGTCCAGGGCACTGTGCTGATGCGACGCGGCGAGCAGAGTACGCCGGTGATCGAGCGGGTGAAGGCGGAGGTGGAGCGGATCAACAATTCCGATCTGCTGCCGCCGGGCGTGCAGATCGCGAGAATCTACGACCGCAGTGAGCTGATCGGCGTCACCACCCATACGGTGATGTTCAACGTCCTGTTCGGCATCGCGCTCGTCTTCTTCGTGCAATGGATATTCCTGGGCGATCTCAGGAGCGCGATCGTGGTGGCGTCGGCTATTCCATTCGCGTTCTCCTTTGCCATCGTCATCATGGTGTTGCGCGGCGAGTCGGCGAACCTGCTGTCGATCGGCGCGATCGACTTCGGCTTGATCATCGATGCGACCGTGATCATGGTCGAAAATATCTTCAGATATCTGTCGGATGCCGCGCACCGGCGGCAGGTCGCCGGCGGTGCAGCGCAGCCCGGCAGCAAGCTTGCGGTGATCTTCCAAGCGGCGACCGAGGTCAGCCGGCCGATCCTGTTCTCCGCCGCGATCATCCTGGCCGGCTTCCTGCCGCTGTTCACGCTGAGCGGCGTCGAGGGCCACATCTTCGGGCCGATGGCGAAGACCTATGCCTATGCGCTCGCCGGCGGCCTGCTCGCGACGTTCACGGTCGCGCCGGCGCTCAGCGCGTTCCTGCTGTCGGAGAACGCGACCCATTCCGAGACCGTCATGGTGCGGATGCTGCGCCGCATCTACCTGCCGACGCTGCGCGCCGCCCTGCGCAACCGGATGAAGACGATGCTGTTCGCGCTGGCGATGGCGCTGTTGTCGATCGTCGCCGGCCGTTCGCTCGGCATGGAATTCCTGCCGACGCTGGAGGAGGGCAATCTGTGGCTGCGGGCGACGATGCCGTCGTCGATCTCGCTGGAGGCGGGTAACGAGTCCGCCAACCGCATCCGCCGGTATCTGTCGGAACTGCCCGAGGTCGAGACCGTGGTCTCGCAGCAGGGCCGCACCGACGACGGCACGGATTCGAACGGTTTCTTCAACATCGAGTTCAACGTGCCGCTCGCTGCCAAGGCGAAATGGCGGCCGGGGATGGACAAGCCGAAACTGATCCGGGAGCTCAGCGAGCATCTGAGCGCGGAGTTCCCTGGTATCGAATTCAACTTCTCGCAGTACCTGCAGGACAACGTCGCCGAGGCGATCTCCGGCGTGAAGGGCGACAATACCGTCAAGGTGTACGGCCACGATCTCGACACGCTGAAAGAGATCGCCGAGCGGATCAAGACGGTGATGGGCACGGTGCCGGGAATCACCGATCTCAGTGTCTACACACTGCTCGGCCAGCCGACCGTCAATATTCAGATCGACCGGTTCGCCGCCGGCCGTTACGGGCTCGCGCCGGGCGATATCAACACCGCCATTCATGCCGCGATCGGCGGCGAGGAGGCGGGCAATCTCTACGAGCCGTCGAGCGATCGCTTCTTTCCGATCATGGTGCGGCTGGCGCCGGAGTATCGCAAGAATATCGAGGCGATCAACCAGCTCACCATCGGCGTGAAGGGCGACGACTCGGGTCAGATCGTGCAGGTGCCGTTGCGCGAGGTGGCGAAGGTCAGCCTGGTGTCGGGTCCATCCTTCATCTATCGCGAGCAGCAGCAGCGCTACATCCCGATCAAGTTCAGCGTCCGCGACCGCGATCTCGGCAGCGCGATCAAGGAGGCGCAGCAGAAGATCGCGGAGCTGAAGCTTCCGCCGGGCTACCGGCTCGAATGGGCTGGCCAGTTCGGTAACCTGCAGGATGCGATCAAGCGCCTGCAGTTCATCGTTCCGGTCACGCTGCTCTTGATCGCCATGCTGCTGTTCGTGAATTTCTCGTCGCTGACGGACACGCTCCTGAGCTTGAGCGTGATCCCGATGGCGGTGATCGGCGGCATTCTGACGTTGCTGGTCACGGGAACACCGTTCAGCGTATCCGCAGCAGTGGGCTTCATCGCGCTGTTCGGCATCTCGGTGATGGAGGGCATCATCCTGCTGTCGCAGTTCAACCAGTTGATCGCGCGCGGGGTCGAGCGCTCGGCGGCGATCTACGAAGCCTGCGAAGTGCGCTTCCGTCCGGTGATGATGACGTGCATGGCCGCCGGTGTGGGGTTGCTGCCGGCGGCGTTTTCGACAGCGATCGGTGCACAGGTGCAGCGGCCGCTCGCGCTGGTGGTGGTCGGCGGCATCATGCTGGCGCCGATGTTCATCCTGGTCGTGCTGCCGGTGCTGATCGAGCGGTTCTCGCAGCGGACGGCAACGGTCGCCGGCGCCGAAGGTCTCGCTGAACCAGCCCAATAA
- a CDS encoding efflux transporter outer membrane subunit gives MINVKVGLSAALAALLAGCAVGPDFRTPDAPQVGTFLFDRATDLPRGDTVQGRTILRGAEVPATWWELFKSPELNQLVRDGIAHNPDLEAAEAAVRVAYANAMAQRGALFPSVDANLDGNRQRSAGQLVDADTGRVSKLPAYNVTTRQVSVSFVPDVWGGTRRLVEAADAETEAQMFQREGVYLTLASNIALAAIEEARLRGQIAATRRVIALQVQFLGILRRQHDQGQIALPDVVSQETAVAQARLLLPPLQKQLAQQRNLLATLTGRFPNELDKPVFRLSAFRLPRQLPLSLPGEIVRQRPDVRTAEANLRAANAQIGAALAERLPQITLTGNIGKTRSNMPDLTPSGAFWTLAGGVGQKIFDAGTLYYKQRAAEEATQQAVAQYRSTVLIAFQNVGDVLRALQADAASVQAAATAERTAARNIELIRRQFDQGQVSVPILIVAQEAYLQTSLAHIDAQASRLADTVALFQALGGGWWNRAEVIAADGSRS, from the coding sequence GTGATCAACGTGAAGGTGGGATTGAGCGCCGCGCTTGCGGCGCTGCTGGCGGGCTGCGCCGTCGGTCCGGATTTCCGAACCCCCGATGCACCGCAGGTGGGGACGTTTCTGTTCGATCGGGCGACGGATTTGCCGCGCGGCGATACGGTTCAGGGGCGCACCATATTGCGCGGCGCGGAGGTGCCGGCGACGTGGTGGGAGCTTTTCAAGTCGCCTGAGCTCAATCAGCTCGTGCGCGATGGCATCGCCCATAATCCGGATCTCGAGGCCGCTGAGGCGGCTGTGCGGGTGGCGTACGCCAATGCGATGGCACAGCGCGGAGCGTTGTTTCCCTCGGTCGACGCCAATCTGGACGGCAATCGGCAGCGGTCCGCGGGTCAGCTCGTCGACGCCGATACCGGACGGGTGTCGAAGCTGCCCGCCTACAACGTCACCACGCGGCAAGTCAGCGTTTCGTTCGTACCGGATGTGTGGGGCGGCACCCGGCGCCTGGTCGAGGCGGCCGATGCGGAAACCGAGGCGCAGATGTTCCAGCGCGAGGGCGTCTATCTGACGCTTGCGTCGAACATCGCGCTGGCGGCGATCGAGGAAGCGCGCCTGCGCGGGCAGATTGCGGCCACCCGGCGCGTCATCGCTCTGCAGGTCCAGTTCCTGGGCATTCTGCGGCGGCAGCACGATCAGGGCCAGATCGCGCTGCCGGATGTCGTGAGCCAGGAGACTGCAGTCGCGCAGGCGCGGCTGCTGCTGCCGCCGTTGCAGAAGCAGCTTGCGCAGCAGCGCAACCTGCTGGCGACGCTGACCGGCCGTTTCCCGAACGAGCTGGACAAGCCCGTCTTCCGGCTGAGTGCGTTCCGTCTGCCACGGCAACTGCCGTTGAGCCTGCCGGGCGAAATCGTGCGCCAGCGGCCGGACGTGCGCACTGCGGAGGCGAACCTGCGCGCCGCCAATGCCCAGATCGGTGCCGCGCTGGCGGAGCGGCTGCCGCAGATCACCTTGACCGGCAACATCGGCAAGACGCGCTCCAATATGCCGGATCTGACGCCGAGTGGCGCGTTCTGGACCTTAGCGGGGGGCGTCGGCCAGAAGATTTTCGACGCGGGCACGCTGTACTACAAGCAACGTGCGGCGGAGGAGGCCACTCAGCAGGCGGTCGCGCAGTATCGCAGCACTGTCCTCATCGCCTTCCAGAATGTCGGCGACGTGCTGCGGGCCTTGCAGGCGGACGCTGCGAGCGTGCAGGCCGCGGCCACGGCTGAGCGCACGGCGGCGCGCAACATCGAATTGATCCGCCGCCAGTTCGATCAGGGGCAGGTCAGCGTGCCGATCCTGATCGTGGCGCAGGAGGCTTATCTGCAGACGTCGCTTGCGCACATCGATGCGCAGGCTTCGCGTCTCGCCGATACGGTTGCCCTGTTCCAGGCGCTCGGCGGCGGCTGGTGGAACAGGGCGGAGGTGATCGCCGCAGACGGCAGCCGCTCCTAA